In Halorussus limi, a genomic segment contains:
- a CDS encoding RIO1 family regulatory kinase/ATPase domain-containing protein, translated as MSIRRLVRGTIEWDRLEAVFEEMARRYDQSELRVEFLDADNWLSTPCVVNDEWFVKIITRQNSLVHALFTGARNLGAFSSGTEGFFEHSAGPVEMAEQELAATERMADIGLNAPAPLEVFEVEDMAVLVMEYLPDFRTLDEVATDEVQRLAPEVFESLAAMHDHRLAHGDLRGENVLVQHGEVYFIDATTVREDAIEEARSYDLACALAALEPRIGARAAVAAAAEHYSPEQLLAARDFLDFVNIRPDHDFDAVGVKGEIEKLADANGE; from the coding sequence ATGAGTATCCGGCGGCTGGTGCGTGGCACCATCGAGTGGGACCGACTCGAAGCGGTCTTCGAGGAGATGGCTCGGCGCTACGACCAGTCGGAACTCCGGGTCGAGTTCCTCGACGCCGACAACTGGCTCTCGACGCCCTGCGTGGTGAACGACGAGTGGTTCGTCAAGATAATCACCCGCCAGAACTCGCTGGTCCACGCGCTGTTTACCGGCGCGCGAAACCTCGGGGCCTTCTCGTCGGGCACCGAGGGGTTCTTCGAACACTCGGCCGGGCCGGTCGAGATGGCCGAGCAGGAACTCGCGGCCACCGAGCGCATGGCCGACATCGGCCTGAACGCTCCGGCCCCGCTGGAGGTGTTCGAGGTAGAGGACATGGCGGTCCTCGTAATGGAGTACCTGCCCGACTTCCGGACGCTCGACGAGGTGGCGACCGACGAGGTGCAACGGCTCGCTCCGGAGGTGTTCGAGTCGCTGGCCGCGATGCACGACCACCGACTCGCTCACGGCGACCTCCGGGGGGAGAACGTCCTCGTCCAGCACGGCGAGGTGTACTTCATCGACGCGACGACGGTCCGCGAGGACGCCATCGAGGAGGCCCGGTCGTACGACCTCGCGTGCGCGCTCGCCGCGCTTGAACCGCGAATCGGCGCACGCGCCGCGGTCGCGGCCGCCGCGGAACACTACTCGCCCGAGCAACTGCTCGCGGCGCGGGACTTCCTCGACTTCGTGAACATCCGACCGGACCACGATTTCGACGCGGTCGGCGTCAAGGGCGAAATCGAAAAGTTGGCCGACGCGAACGGCGAGTAG
- a CDS encoding DUF7344 domain-containing protein, whose product MTDSRLDPILGALAHPRRIAVMRCLTSEYLPIPVPSFATYLALSLFADAEADDFEEFRSEVHDSLYHVHLPILAEAGIVDYDPDLADGVIDEGPEFETAVALLEASE is encoded by the coding sequence ATGACGGATAGTCGGTTGGACCCGATTCTCGGGGCGTTGGCTCATCCGCGACGGATAGCGGTGATGAGATGTCTGACCAGCGAGTATCTGCCGATACCGGTCCCCTCGTTCGCGACCTATCTGGCGCTCTCGCTGTTCGCGGACGCGGAGGCCGACGACTTCGAGGAGTTCCGAAGTGAAGTCCACGACAGTCTCTATCACGTTCACCTGCCGATACTGGCCGAGGCCGGCATCGTGGACTACGACCCCGACCTCGCCGACGGCGTAATCGACGAAGGGCCGGAGTTCGAGACCGCCGTGGCGCTGTTGGAGGCGTCCGAGTAG
- a CDS encoding arylsulfotransferase family protein, which produces MNRRTSPRVVLGVVTVGLVLSLAAGFVTAGHSPNQRYDRSSDVPPGERKQVVEPRGGVTVVSVQKGDMRDRSGELVAVRPNGTVLYQTERHSSYWDVDPSPHGARTVTYVATKWLNESVCGGGPLLADRGDCRRNVVERLNLTTGERTRLYAHRMEGGRWHDVDVINDSHILVGDIGNEAVFLVNTTSGIREWTWTAESDLPITGGGSYDKDWVHLNDVELLDDGRVMVDLRNQDQVAFVNPKRGIADNWTLGSDDDYGVLREQHNPDYIPESAGGPAVVVADSENDRVVEYQRTGANGTQNGTWNRSWVWTDDQMQWPRDADRLPNGNTLVTDTIGDRVFEVNESGAIVWKMPVDRAYEAERLGTGDESAGGPSAARADLESRRAEPPSGVAERFEEAVRDAVPIQVQNGLLGYFFPWWMGFYDVLATFGLVAVLGVWGGLELRWSSVSMPVGRPLSLDSLPSVRSLLLLTGMAVVGYAVSVVTSLL; this is translated from the coding sequence GTGAACCGTCGTACGTCGCCAAGAGTAGTCCTCGGAGTCGTCACGGTCGGTCTGGTTCTCTCGCTCGCCGCCGGATTCGTGACCGCCGGCCACTCGCCCAACCAGCGCTACGACCGATCGTCCGACGTGCCTCCGGGTGAACGAAAGCAGGTAGTCGAACCCCGCGGCGGGGTCACCGTCGTCTCGGTCCAGAAGGGGGATATGCGAGACCGTTCGGGCGAACTCGTCGCCGTCCGGCCGAACGGAACCGTCCTCTATCAGACCGAACGGCACAGTTCCTACTGGGACGTGGACCCGAGTCCCCACGGTGCGCGCACCGTCACGTACGTCGCGACGAAGTGGCTCAACGAATCGGTCTGCGGTGGCGGTCCCCTGCTCGCGGACCGCGGCGACTGCCGCCGGAACGTCGTCGAGCGCCTGAACCTGACCACGGGCGAGCGCACCCGACTCTACGCCCATCGGATGGAGGGCGGTCGGTGGCACGACGTGGACGTGATAAACGACAGCCACATTCTCGTCGGCGACATCGGAAACGAGGCCGTCTTCCTCGTGAACACCACGTCGGGCATCCGGGAGTGGACGTGGACCGCCGAGAGCGACCTGCCGATAACCGGCGGCGGTAGCTACGACAAGGACTGGGTCCACCTCAACGACGTGGAACTGCTGGACGACGGGCGGGTCATGGTCGACCTTCGAAATCAGGACCAGGTCGCGTTCGTGAATCCGAAACGCGGCATCGCGGACAACTGGACCCTCGGGAGCGACGACGACTACGGAGTCCTCCGCGAACAGCACAACCCCGACTACATCCCCGAGTCGGCGGGCGGCCCCGCAGTGGTCGTCGCCGACTCCGAGAACGACCGGGTCGTGGAGTATCAGCGCACGGGAGCCAACGGGACCCAGAACGGGACGTGGAACCGGTCGTGGGTCTGGACCGACGACCAGATGCAGTGGCCCCGCGACGCCGACCGCCTGCCGAACGGGAACACGCTCGTCACCGACACCATCGGCGACCGGGTGTTCGAGGTGAACGAGAGCGGAGCCATCGTCTGGAAGATGCCGGTGGACCGGGCCTACGAGGCCGAACGCCTCGGCACCGGCGACGAGAGCGCGGGCGGACCGAGCGCCGCGAGGGCCGACCTCGAATCGAGGCGGGCCGAACCGCCGTCTGGAGTCGCCGAGCGGTTCGAGGAGGCGGTCCGCGACGCCGTGCCCATCCAAGTCCAGAACGGTCTACTGGGCTACTTCTTCCCGTGGTGGATGGGGTTCTACGACGTGCTGGCGACGTTCGGCTTGGTCGCCGTCCTCGGGGTCTGGGGCGGACTCGAACTCCGGTGGTCGTCGGTCTCGATGCCGGTCGGGCGACCGCTGAGTCTCGACTCGCTCCCGTCGGTCCGGTCGCTCCTCCTGCTGACCGGGATGGCGGTCGTCGGCTACGCCGTCTCGGTGGTCACGTCGCTGTTGTGA
- a CDS encoding outer membrane protein assembly factor BamB family protein has protein sequence MSPPSRRELLRASGVGLAALAGCTARDDSLDDAATRTTTRRTETTAQRTSETTTTTEQTTTAAEASECAPKSLPETGWPLPDRDPANTNYAPSATGPVEKPSARWQRTAEPPETDAYVEAGFTDPAVTSDRLFVGKRLLPGAESPMPEGNALHAYDRASGERVWTYPLGDEAPRALAVTGDAVHVATWSRLSAVGRTDGTRRWTFDPEEGVEAVTPTDERIYVTAGSGSVTALRSDGTAEWTASAGERLSARPAVYDGSVFVGTADGTLTALRASDGRERWSATLAGGDSDSDRLVTDVAVTDCRILAIASDDVVALDPDGLVRWRATGGYGTVSTDGASVYAGTDDGHLRTFSAAGGAVEWETFLGDRNHRRVDGIWTDPVVADGTVYVSARPDSLYSFEARTGRENWKLTFDSLAHSGKPVVADDDLFVSAGNVLAAFA, from the coding sequence ATGTCTCCGCCCTCCCGCCGCGAACTCCTGCGCGCCTCCGGCGTCGGTCTGGCCGCCCTGGCCGGTTGCACCGCTCGAGACGACTCACTGGACGACGCCGCGACCCGGACTACGACGCGACGTACCGAAACCACCGCGCAGAGGACGTCCGAGACGACCACGACCACCGAGCAAACGACGACCGCCGCCGAAGCGTCCGAGTGCGCGCCGAAGTCGCTCCCGGAGACGGGGTGGCCGCTCCCCGACCGCGACCCGGCGAACACGAACTACGCCCCGTCGGCGACCGGCCCGGTCGAGAAGCCGTCGGCCCGGTGGCAACGAACGGCCGAACCCCCGGAAACGGACGCGTACGTCGAAGCCGGGTTCACCGACCCGGCCGTGACGAGCGACCGACTCTTCGTCGGCAAGCGGCTTCTGCCGGGGGCCGAGTCACCGATGCCCGAGGGAAACGCTCTCCACGCCTACGACAGGGCGTCCGGCGAGCGCGTCTGGACGTATCCGTTGGGCGACGAGGCCCCGCGAGCGCTCGCGGTGACGGGCGACGCCGTTCACGTCGCCACGTGGTCCCGACTCAGCGCTGTCGGCCGGACCGACGGCACCCGACGCTGGACGTTCGACCCCGAGGAGGGCGTGGAGGCGGTGACGCCGACGGACGAGCGAATCTACGTTACCGCCGGTTCCGGGTCGGTGACTGCGCTCCGGTCCGACGGCACCGCGGAGTGGACCGCCTCGGCCGGCGAGCGACTGAGCGCTCGTCCGGCCGTCTACGACGGGAGCGTCTTCGTCGGGACCGCCGACGGAACGCTGACTGCGCTCCGCGCATCCGACGGGCGCGAGCGCTGGTCCGCGACGCTCGCCGGAGGCGATTCGGACAGCGACCGATTGGTCACCGACGTGGCCGTCACCGACTGCCGAATCCTCGCCATCGCGAGTGACGACGTGGTTGCGCTCGACCCCGACGGGTTGGTTCGGTGGCGGGCGACCGGAGGATACGGCACGGTCTCGACCGACGGCGCGAGCGTGTATGCCGGAACCGACGACGGCCACCTGCGAACGTTCTCGGCCGCCGGCGGCGCGGTCGAGTGGGAGACGTTCCTCGGCGACCGGAACCACCGGCGGGTAGACGGCATTTGGACCGACCCGGTCGTCGCGGACGGAACCGTCTACGTCTCCGCACGGCCCGACAGCCTGTACTCTTTCGAGGCGAGAACGGGCCGGGAAAACTGGAAACTGACCTTCGACTCGTTGGCTCACTCCGGAAAACCGGTCGTCGCGGACGACGACCTGTTCGTCTCGGCCGGCAATGTTCTCGCGGCGTTCGCCTGA
- a CDS encoding acyl-CoA dehydrogenase family protein, producing MDFSLPDEHQMIRDEVRRFCDEEIEPIAQDIEDEHRFPEEIFDQLADLDMMGVPVSEEYGGLGGDQLMYALVTEELGRVSGSIGLSYAAHVSLASKPIELFGTEEQKERWLRPLAEGEYLGSWALTEPGSGSDASDMDTMAEKQGDEWVLNGTKQFITNANVAGSVLVKAVTDPGAGYDGISTFIVDPVEDDGFEVTTVWDKMGLNASPTCEIKLTDVRLPEDRLLGEEGDGWEQTKKTLDGGRISIAALSTGLAQGAFEAAKEYSKEREQFGQPISKFDAIRNKVVSMDRKVERARLLTHKAAWKYDQGNSVSHESALAKLDASEAAREVAEDAVQTLGGYGYTEDFAPQRFFRDAKLMEIGEGTSEIQHLVIGRELGL from the coding sequence ATGGATTTCAGCCTTCCCGACGAGCACCAGATGATTCGGGACGAGGTGCGCCGGTTCTGCGACGAGGAGATAGAGCCCATAGCGCAGGACATCGAGGACGAACACCGCTTCCCCGAGGAAATCTTCGACCAACTCGCGGACCTCGACATGATGGGCGTGCCCGTCAGCGAGGAGTACGGCGGACTCGGCGGCGACCAGTTGATGTACGCGCTGGTGACCGAGGAACTCGGTCGGGTCTCCGGTTCCATCGGCCTCTCGTACGCCGCGCACGTCTCGCTAGCCTCCAAGCCCATCGAACTGTTCGGCACGGAGGAGCAGAAGGAACGGTGGCTTCGACCCCTCGCGGAAGGCGAGTATCTCGGCTCGTGGGCGCTGACCGAACCCGGTAGCGGGTCGGACGCCAGCGACATGGACACGATGGCGGAGAAGCAGGGCGACGAGTGGGTCCTGAACGGCACGAAGCAGTTCATCACCAACGCCAACGTCGCCGGGTCGGTCCTCGTCAAGGCGGTCACGGACCCTGGCGCGGGCTACGACGGCATCTCGACGTTCATCGTGGACCCCGTGGAGGACGACGGCTTCGAGGTCACGACCGTCTGGGACAAGATGGGACTGAACGCCTCGCCGACGTGCGAGATAAAGCTGACCGATGTCCGCCTGCCCGAGGACCGCCTGCTCGGCGAGGAGGGCGACGGCTGGGAACAGACGAAGAAGACGCTGGACGGCGGCCGCATCTCCATCGCGGCGCTCTCGACCGGACTCGCGCAGGGCGCCTTCGAGGCCGCCAAGGAGTACAGCAAGGAGCGCGAGCAGTTCGGCCAGCCCATCTCGAAGTTCGACGCCATCCGGAACAAGGTCGTCTCGATGGACCGGAAGGTAGAGCGCGCCCGCCTGCTGACCCACAAGGCGGCGTGGAAGTACGACCAAGGGAACTCGGTCTCCCACGAGAGCGCGCTCGCCAAACTCGACGCCAGCGAGGCCGCCCGCGAAGTCGCCGAGGACGCGGTCCAGACGCTCGGCGGTTACGGCTACACCGAGGACTTCGCGCCCCAGCGGTTCTTCCGCGACGCGAAGCTGATGGAGATCGGCGAGGGGACCAGCGAGATTCAGCACCTCGTCATCGGACGAGAGCTCGGTCTCTGA
- a CDS encoding archaellin/type IV pilin N-terminal domain-containing protein translates to MFDTDNWRPDRAQVGIGTLIVFIAMVLVAAIAAGVLINTAGFLQTKSEQTGTEATGQVTNRVKVVSTVGIVGNDQSIHTVNLTVMKSSGSGDVNLSTATVEWLGPDHGRILTANETADEGNFSVSTIKDIGGTAPVLVDQGDRFRVTLDTAAITDGSHGLRESEEFTIKIVTSAGAVTYHHNVPQTLTSQKAVQL, encoded by the coding sequence ATGTTCGACACCGACAACTGGCGGCCCGACCGGGCACAGGTGGGTATCGGGACGCTCATCGTGTTCATCGCCATGGTACTGGTCGCCGCTATCGCAGCGGGCGTACTCATCAACACCGCGGGCTTCCTCCAGACCAAATCCGAGCAGACGGGCACGGAAGCCACCGGACAGGTCACCAACCGAGTGAAGGTCGTCAGCACGGTCGGCATCGTGGGCAACGACCAATCCATCCACACCGTGAACCTGACCGTCATGAAGAGTTCCGGGTCGGGCGACGTGAACCTCTCGACCGCCACGGTCGAGTGGCTCGGTCCCGACCACGGGAGGATTCTGACCGCAAACGAGACCGCCGACGAAGGGAACTTCAGCGTCTCGACCATCAAGGACATCGGCGGCACCGCGCCGGTGCTCGTGGACCAGGGCGACCGGTTCCGGGTGACGCTCGACACCGCGGCGATCACCGACGGCTCCCACGGCCTCCGCGAGAGCGAGGAGTTCACCATCAAGATCGTCACTTCCGCAGGTGCAGTGACCTACCACCACAACGTGCCCCAGACGCTGACTAGTCAGAAAGCAGTCCAGCTCTGA
- a CDS encoding Glu/Leu/Phe/Val family dehydrogenase has translation MSEQANPFESLQEQIDDASEYMDVGEDVLNRLKHPERVLETNLSVEMDDDSVEVFKAFRSEFNGDRGPYKGGIRYHPNVSRDEVKALSGWMVYKCAVVDIPYGGGKGGIVIDPDDYSEEELERITRSFAKELRPFIGVDKDIPAPDVNTGQREMNWIKDTYETLENTTEPGVITGKSPDSGGSAGRVEATGRSTMLTAREAFDYLDRDIEGASVAVQGYGNAGWIAANLIDELGANVVAVSDSSGAIYSEEGFDPADVKGHKNETGSVTDYPGADDEFSNEDLLTLDVDLLVPAALENAIDGDLAEDVAADVIVEAANGPLTPEADDVLADSDTYVFPDILANAGGVTVSYFEWVQNRQRFHWTEKRVNEELERIITDAFDNLVETYEETGAPNMRTAAYVVAIQRVVDAYEESGNWP, from the coding sequence ATGTCCGAGCAAGCAAATCCCTTCGAAAGCCTGCAGGAACAGATCGACGACGCGTCGGAGTACATGGACGTCGGCGAGGACGTGCTGAACCGCCTCAAACACCCCGAGCGCGTGCTGGAGACCAACCTCTCGGTCGAGATGGACGACGACTCGGTCGAGGTGTTCAAGGCGTTCCGCTCGGAGTTCAACGGCGACCGCGGTCCCTACAAGGGCGGCATCCGCTACCATCCGAACGTCTCCCGCGACGAGGTCAAGGCGCTCTCCGGGTGGATGGTCTACAAGTGCGCCGTCGTGGACATCCCCTACGGCGGCGGGAAGGGCGGTATCGTCATCGACCCCGACGACTACAGCGAGGAGGAACTCGAACGCATCACGCGGTCGTTCGCCAAGGAACTGCGCCCGTTCATCGGCGTGGACAAGGACATCCCCGCCCCCGACGTGAACACGGGCCAGCGCGAGATGAACTGGATAAAGGACACCTACGAGACGCTGGAGAACACGACCGAACCCGGCGTCATCACGGGCAAGTCCCCCGACAGCGGCGGGAGCGCGGGTCGCGTCGAGGCGACCGGACGCTCGACCATGCTGACCGCACGCGAGGCGTTCGACTACCTCGACCGGGACATCGAGGGCGCGTCGGTCGCGGTGCAGGGGTACGGTAACGCCGGGTGGATAGCGGCGAACCTCATCGACGAACTCGGCGCGAACGTCGTCGCGGTCTCGGACTCCAGCGGGGCTATCTACAGCGAGGAGGGCTTCGACCCCGCGGACGTGAAGGGCCACAAGAACGAGACCGGCAGCGTCACGGACTATCCCGGCGCCGACGACGAGTTCTCGAACGAGGACCTGCTCACGCTCGACGTGGACCTGTTGGTCCCCGCGGCGCTCGAGAACGCTATCGACGGCGACCTCGCAGAAGACGTTGCGGCCGACGTCATCGTGGAGGCCGCAAACGGTCCGCTCACGCCCGAGGCCGACGACGTGCTGGCCGACTCGGACACCTACGTCTTCCCCGACATCCTCGCGAACGCGGGCGGCGTCACCGTCTCGTACTTCGAGTGGGTCCAGAACCGCCAGCGGTTCCACTGGACCGAAAAGCGCGTCAACGAGGAACTCGAACGCATCATTACCGACGCCTTCGACAATCTGGTCGAGACCTACGAGGAGACCGGCGCGCCCAACATGCGGACCGCCGCCTACGTCGTCGCCATCCAGCGCGTCGTAGACGCCTACGAGGAGAGCGGCAACTGGCCCTGA
- the gdhB gene encoding glutamate dehydrogenase GdhB, producing MPAETVESTEQKGSDEEIEEPESALETARRQLEHATAHLDVDEGVVERLKHPTKVHRVAVPLKRDDGSVEVFTGYRAQHDDVRGPYKGGLRFHPHVSEEECVGLSMWMTWKCAVMDLPFGGGKGGIVVDPKDLSDDEKERLTRRFAEELRKFVGPKKDIPAPDMGTDAQTMAWFMDAYSMQEGETIPGVVTGKPPVVGGSEGRQEAPGRSVAIITREAAEYYDYDLEETTVAVQGFGSVGANAARLLDDWGANVVAVSDVNGAIYDPDGLDTHAVPSHEEEPEAVMQYDAPEKLSNEKILELDVDVLVPAAIGNVLTADNANDVQADVVVEGANGPTTFSADAILEENGVEVIPDILANAGGVTVSYFEWLQDINRRQWSLERVNDELEKHMLSAWDDVRAEVEARDVSWRDAAYVVALSRIAEAKSTRGLWP from the coding sequence ATGCCTGCAGAAACCGTCGAATCCACGGAACAGAAGGGTAGTGACGAGGAAATCGAAGAACCCGAGTCCGCGCTCGAAACCGCGCGCCGCCAACTCGAACACGCCACGGCCCATCTCGACGTGGACGAGGGCGTCGTCGAGCGACTCAAGCATCCGACGAAGGTCCACCGCGTCGCGGTGCCCCTGAAGCGCGACGACGGGAGCGTCGAGGTGTTCACGGGCTACCGCGCCCAGCACGACGACGTGCGCGGCCCGTACAAGGGCGGCCTGCGCTTCCACCCCCACGTCAGCGAGGAGGAGTGCGTGGGGCTGTCGATGTGGATGACGTGGAAGTGCGCGGTGATGGACCTGCCGTTCGGCGGCGGGAAGGGCGGCATCGTCGTGGACCCGAAGGACCTGAGCGACGACGAGAAGGAGCGACTCACCCGCCGGTTCGCCGAGGAACTCCGGAAGTTCGTCGGACCGAAGAAGGACATCCCCGCGCCCGACATGGGCACCGACGCCCAGACGATGGCGTGGTTCATGGACGCCTACTCGATGCAGGAGGGCGAGACGATTCCCGGCGTCGTCACGGGCAAGCCGCCGGTCGTCGGCGGGAGCGAGGGCCGCCAAGAAGCGCCCGGCCGGTCGGTCGCCATCATCACCCGCGAGGCCGCCGAGTACTACGACTACGACCTCGAAGAGACCACAGTGGCCGTGCAGGGGTTCGGGAGCGTGGGCGCGAACGCCGCCCGCCTGCTCGACGACTGGGGCGCGAACGTCGTCGCCGTCAGCGACGTGAACGGCGCCATCTACGACCCCGACGGACTGGACACCCACGCGGTGCCTTCCCACGAGGAGGAACCCGAGGCCGTGATGCAGTACGACGCGCCCGAGAAGCTCTCGAACGAGAAGATTCTCGAACTCGACGTGGACGTGTTGGTCCCGGCGGCCATCGGTAACGTCCTCACCGCGGACAACGCGAACGACGTGCAGGCCGACGTGGTCGTCGAGGGCGCGAACGGTCCGACGACGTTCTCCGCCGACGCCATACTGGAGGAGAACGGCGTCGAAGTCATCCCCGACATCCTCGCGAACGCGGGCGGGGTCACCGTCTCGTACTTCGAGTGGTTGCAGGACATCAACCGCCGCCAGTGGTCGCTCGAACGCGTCAACGACGAACTGGAGAAGCACATGCTCTCGGCGTGGGACGACGTGCGGGCCGAAGTCGAGGCCCGTGACGTGAGTTGGCGCGACGCCGCCTACGTCGTCGCGCTCTCGCGCATCGCCGAGGCGAAGAGCACCCGCGGTCTCTGGCCCTGA
- a CDS encoding HpcH/HpaI aldolase/citrate lyase family protein: protein MPRRSVMFTPGDRPEMMRKAPSAGADVLVFDLEDAVAPGAKAGAREAVREVLADPDFDPDCEVCVRVNPTGIAADDDLRGVLGGATGDEASAANAAETLDAVMLPKTEDADDAEALADLLAERDAEVPILALVETAAGILSAESVAEVPEVDALVFGAEDLAADLGATRTDEGTEVLHAREHVVLAASAANVDAIDTVYTDIEDREGLREETEFAIELGYDGKMAIHPAQVAPINESFTPDPDRVEWAERVLAAKAEADAEGRGVFRVEGEMIDAPLVAQAERVLAYAEAADEK, encoded by the coding sequence ATGCCACGACGAAGCGTCATGTTCACGCCGGGCGACCGCCCGGAGATGATGCGCAAAGCGCCGAGCGCGGGGGCCGACGTGCTCGTCTTCGACTTGGAGGACGCGGTGGCCCCTGGCGCCAAGGCCGGCGCGCGCGAGGCGGTCCGCGAGGTATTGGCCGACCCCGACTTCGACCCGGACTGCGAGGTCTGCGTCCGTGTCAACCCGACGGGCATCGCCGCGGACGACGACCTGCGAGGCGTCCTCGGCGGCGCGACGGGCGACGAGGCGTCGGCCGCGAACGCCGCCGAAACTCTCGACGCCGTGATGCTTCCAAAGACCGAAGACGCAGACGACGCCGAGGCGCTGGCCGACCTGTTGGCCGAGCGAGACGCCGAGGTGCCGATTCTCGCGCTGGTCGAGACCGCCGCCGGAATCCTGTCGGCCGAGTCCGTCGCCGAGGTGCCAGAGGTCGACGCGCTCGTCTTCGGCGCGGAGGACCTCGCCGCGGACCTCGGCGCGACCCGGACCGACGAGGGAACCGAAGTCCTCCACGCCCGCGAACACGTCGTTCTGGCGGCCAGCGCGGCGAACGTGGACGCCATCGACACGGTTTACACCGACATCGAGGATAGAGAGGGCCTGCGCGAGGAGACCGAGTTCGCCATCGAACTGGGCTACGACGGCAAGATGGCGATTCACCCCGCGCAGGTCGCGCCCATCAACGAGTCGTTCACGCCCGACCCCGACCGCGTCGAGTGGGCCGAGCGCGTGCTGGCGGCGAAAGCCGAGGCCGACGCCGAGGGTCGGGGCGTCTTCCGGGTCGAGGGCGAGATGATAGACGCGCCGCTGGTCGCGCAGGCCGAACGCGTGCTGGCGTACGCCGAGGCGGCCGACGAGAAGTAG
- a CDS encoding outer membrane protein assembly factor BamB family protein produces the protein MTHSTDRRATPDDSRIRFRFRADGPAETAPAVRDGTVYLACANGCVHAFGADDGAEKWSRRASGRLTAPTVSAGVVCAGTDGGAVVAFDAATGDRRWEFAADGGVQASPTVADGEVFVAADDGRITALHGEDGSRRRSFRNAARALCSLAHDGRRLLLASLDGGAYARDPTDGRERWRFAPSVAVGGAPAVTDDTAYVGTVDDGRVCAVSATTGRERWRAETGGAVWASPTVADGTVFAGSGDGFVYAFDAEDGSVVWRTDLGARVWSSPTVAGDALLAATDAGDVWALDGDDGTVLWWCRATDAVVAPVVVADATAYVADRGGTVTALSLDAGPR, from the coding sequence GTGACGCACTCCACCGACCGGCGCGCGACTCCGGACGACTCGCGGATTCGCTTCCGGTTTCGGGCCGATGGCCCGGCCGAGACCGCACCGGCGGTCCGCGACGGGACGGTCTACCTCGCCTGTGCGAACGGCTGCGTGCACGCGTTCGGCGCCGACGACGGCGCCGAGAAGTGGTCCCGGCGGGCGAGCGGTCGACTCACGGCACCGACGGTCTCCGCGGGCGTCGTCTGCGCTGGCACCGACGGCGGCGCGGTCGTCGCCTTCGACGCCGCGACGGGCGACCGCCGGTGGGAGTTCGCTGCCGACGGCGGCGTGCAGGCGTCGCCGACGGTCGCCGACGGCGAGGTCTTCGTGGCGGCCGACGACGGCCGTATCACCGCTCTCCACGGCGAAGACGGCTCCCGACGCCGGAGCTTTCGGAACGCGGCGCGGGCGCTCTGTTCGCTGGCCCACGACGGTCGGCGGCTACTCCTCGCCAGTCTCGACGGTGGGGCGTACGCCCGCGACCCGACCGACGGCCGCGAACGCTGGCGGTTCGCGCCCTCCGTCGCGGTCGGCGGTGCGCCCGCGGTGACCGACGACACCGCGTACGTCGGAACGGTGGACGACGGTCGAGTGTGCGCCGTTTCGGCGACGACGGGCAGGGAACGGTGGCGCGCCGAGACCGGCGGTGCGGTGTGGGCGTCGCCGACGGTGGCGGACGGGACCGTCTTCGCGGGAAGCGGGGACGGGTTCGTCTACGCCTTCGACGCCGAGGACGGGTCCGTGGTGTGGCGGACCGACCTCGGGGCGCGCGTCTGGTCGTCGCCGACGGTCGCCGGCGACGCCCTCCTCGCGGCGACCGACGCGGGGGACGTGTGGGCGCTGGACGGGGACGACGGGACGGTACTGTGGTGGTGCCGGGCGACGGACGCCGTGGTGGCCCCGGTCGTCGTCGCCGACGCGACGGCGTACGTGGCCGACCGCGGCGGGACCGTCACTGCGCTTTCGCTCGACGCCGGTCCGCGCTGA
- a CDS encoding MaoC family dehydratase gives MTGLYYEEFEVGETYEHEKRRTISESDNQQFCDMTMNQQPLHLDADFAEDTQFGERLVNGLYTMSLAVGLSIPDTTDGTIVANLSYDGVEHPNPVFHGDTIRAQSTVTDKRETSDGERGVVTMHVEAFKVNGGRGDDDGDGGDNGDDDGETLVCEFDRTVLSLKRENQ, from the coding sequence ATGACGGGCCTCTACTACGAGGAGTTCGAGGTCGGCGAGACCTACGAACACGAGAAGCGCCGAACGATAAGCGAGTCCGACAACCAACAGTTCTGCGACATGACGATGAACCAGCAACCGCTCCACCTCGACGCCGACTTCGCCGAGGACACCCAGTTCGGCGAGCGGTTGGTCAACGGCCTCTACACCATGAGTCTCGCGGTCGGACTCTCCATCCCGGACACCACCGACGGCACCATCGTCGCCAACCTCTCGTACGACGGCGTCGAGCATCCGAACCCCGTGTTCCACGGCGACACCATCCGCGCTCAATCCACCGTGACCGACAAGCGCGAGACCAGCGACGGCGAACGCGGCGTCGTGACGATGCACGTCGAGGCGTTCAAGGTCAACGGCGGGCGGGGAGACGACGATGGAGACGGAGGCGACAACGGAGACGACGACGGCGAGACGCTGGTCTGCGAGTTCGACCGGACCGTGCTGTCGCTGAAGCGAGAGAATCAGTAG